The Peptoanaerobacter stomatis genome includes the window ATGATTATGTAATTCCACATCAAAGTTATAAGCATCTATTCCATTTTTCTTAGTTCTTGAAAAACTTAGTTCATACCCTGTTATATTTAACGATTTTATAGCATTTTCAAGTTTTTCTCTGCTTGCCCCCAAATCCAATAATGCGCCGATAGTCATATCGCCTGATATCCCTGAATACATTTCAAAATAAAGTTTCATTATTTTCTCCTTATAATATGATAATTTTTAACCACATGTAAAATTCTAATACTAATTTCTAATATTGTAGAAATTTCATTTTTTAACTCCAATATATTAGTTTAAAACAAAAATTCCATTTAATTAATTCTATAGTCCTTCTATACAACCGCTGTCTATGAGCTCTTGAACAACAGTTTTTGATATACCTGTTCTGTTTTTCAAATCTTCTATTGATATGAACTCTCTTATCCTGCCTTCTTGATAGATTTTTTCTGCAACTACGTCTCCCAAGCCTTGTATTGCTAAAAATGGTGGTATCAAATCTCCGTTTTCATCAAGTTTAAATTTTTTTGCATCGGATTTATATAAATCTACTTTTTTCAGTTTTATACCTCTTTGATACATTTCATATGCTACTTCAAGCACGCTGAGCAGACCTTGTTCTTTTGTCGTTGCACTTTTTCCGAGCATATTTATTTCTTTTATCTTTTTCAATATTTCATCTTTGCCTTTGGATATTATATTAGCATTAAAATCAAGCACTTTTGTTGTAAAATATGTTGCATAAAATGCTGAAGGATAATGTATCTTGTAATACGCTATTCTGAATGAAAGCATAACATAGGCTGCGGCATGGGCTTTTGGAAACATATACTGTATTTTTTTACAGGAGTCTATATACCACTCAGGTACTTTGTTATCCACCATATCTTTTTCGTATTCTTCTGTGAGTCCTTTACCTTTTCTTACATTTTCCATTATTTTAAATGATGTCTTTGGTTTTAGTCCTTTTAATATAAGATAATTCATTATATCGTCTCTTGTACATATTACTTCTTTTAAGGTAGCTATATTATTTCTTACCAAATCTTGTGCATTGCCTACCCATACGAGTGTTCCGTGAGAAAGCCCTGATATTCTTATAAGCTCTCCAAGTGTAGTCGGGTTTGTATCTATAAGCATCTGTCTTACAAATTTTGTACCGAATTCAGGTATTCCGAGTGTCCCTGTTATACAATCAATTTCTTCTAAGCTGCAACCAAGTGATTTTGTTCCTGAAAATAATTCCATGGTTTCTTTATCGTCTAGCGGAGCGTCTGTACCGTTGGTGTTTGTAAATTCTTCGAGTTGTTTTATAATTGACGGACCGTCGTGTCCGAGTATGTCAAGCTTTAATATTCTACCGCTTATTGAGTGGTAGTCGAAGTGTGTTGTGAGTGTTCCTGATTTTTTATCATTTGCAGGATATTGTATCGGAGAAAAGTCATATATATCTTTATAATCCGGTACTACCATTACACCACCGGGATGTTGACCTGATGTTCTCTTTACGCCTACACAATAATTTTGCAAAATTTCTATATATGGGATAGAAAATTTTTCATTATATGTTTCTTCGTATTTTTTTATAAAGCCGAATGCTGTTTTGTCCGCAACTGTACCTATTGTTCCTGCTCTATACACATAATCTTCTCCGAAAAGCTCTTGGGTGTATTTATGTGCATTTGGTTGATATTCTCCTGCGAAGTTAAGGTCTATATCTGGTTCTTTGTCTCCTTCAAATCCCAAAAATGTTTCAAATGGTATATCAAATCCGTCTTTTATATATTTTTCGCTACAAACAGGGCAATTTTTATCAGGCATATCTGCTCCTGTTGCGTATGAGCCGTCTGTTATAAATTCGCTATGTTTACATTTTGGACATATATAATGTGGCGGAAGTGCGTTTACTTCTGTAATATCACTCATATATGCAGCAAGTGATGAACCGACTGATCCTCTTGAGCCTACGAGATAGCCGTCTGACAATGATTTTGTAACTAATTTTTGAGCTATTATATACATAACTGCATAACCGTTTGTTATTATGGAGTTAAGTTCTTTTTCAAGTCTTTTTTCTACTATTTCGGGTAAATTATCTGAGTATATTCTTTTTGCTTTTTTATAGCACATATCTCTAAGTTCAACGTCCGAGCCTTCTATAATAGGCGGAAATGTTCCGTCAGGTACAGGCATTACTTCTTCAATCATTTCTGCTATTTTATTTGTGTTTTCTATTACTATTTTTCTTGCAATATCTTCTCCAAGGTATGAGAATTCTTCAAGCATTTCGTCTGTTGTTCTTAGTTGCAGGTCGTCGTTTGCATTTTCATCACGTTTTTTTATAGAGGCTTTTAAAATTTTTCTGTATAACTGTTCTTTTTCATCAAGATAATGCGAGTTTGATGATGCTATAACTATTTTATTTTTCCTTTGTGCTATATCTAATATTTTTTTGTTTATATCTTTTATTTCGTCAAAATCTTTTACTCTTCCTTCTATTATAAGTCCTCGCATTGTAGTTGCAGGATTTATCTCTATATAGTCATAAAAATC containing:
- a CDS encoding PolC-type DNA polymerase III, giving the protein MKHIFPSYINLKNIKYNIDEKKLEIYVSSEEPIKEEVLIKKEAEIKDYLNLYDVDIIERYTIDENNIYTMKQKTQDAPKKVEIKGESVPISQIKGEFDNVIITGEVFNVETKVLKNNKTMITFIIGDDTDAIYCKRLINEKNGDSDMLSNGQYIKASGKVEYDQYKKDFMLNVQKSQELIKIVKKDLSPEKMVELHAHTTMSQMDGLTSVKELIKRIKGYGHTAIGIADHAVVQAYPEIMEVANKQGIKPIYGCEFYITEDTQEHIKVRKTAGFNDEYVVFDIETTGFSNKNDAITEIGAVKIKNCEIVGTFSQLINPKRPIPEKIQKLTGITDELVADKPFIEEVLPNFLEFCSGSVLVAHNSDFDTGFIREKSFEQKLNYDFDAIDTLVLSRLIMTELKNHKLNTIAKELDISLENHHRAVDDATATAHIFLKFIEKLKNMDIEDFNDINNKIKSIDVSKIRPTNAVVIAKNQAGIKDLYKLVSLAHIKYLQGTTPTLPKSELKALRENLLIGSGFYESDIFSAILSNNSIEEIENLVDFYDYIEINPATTMRGLIIEGRVKDFDEIKDINKKILDIAQRKNKIVIASSNSHYLDEKEQLYRKILKASIKKRDENANDDLQLRTTDEMLEEFSYLGEDIARKIVIENTNKIAEMIEEVMPVPDGTFPPIIEGSDVELRDMCYKKAKRIYSDNLPEIVEKRLEKELNSIITNGYAVMYIIAQKLVTKSLSDGYLVGSRGSVGSSLAAYMSDITEVNALPPHYICPKCKHSEFITDGSYATGADMPDKNCPVCSEKYIKDGFDIPFETFLGFEGDKEPDIDLNFAGEYQPNAHKYTQELFGEDYVYRAGTIGTVADKTAFGFIKKYEETYNEKFSIPYIEILQNYCVGVKRTSGQHPGGVMVVPDYKDIYDFSPIQYPANDKKSGTLTTHFDYHSISGRILKLDILGHDGPSIIKQLEEFTNTNGTDAPLDDKETMELFSGTKSLGCSLEEIDCITGTLGIPEFGTKFVRQMLIDTNPTTLGELIRISGLSHGTLVWVGNAQDLVRNNIATLKEVICTRDDIMNYLILKGLKPKTSFKIMENVRKGKGLTEEYEKDMVDNKVPEWYIDSCKKIQYMFPKAHAAAYVMLSFRIAYYKIHYPSAFYATYFTTKVLDFNANIISKGKDEILKKIKEINMLGKSATTKEQGLLSVLEVAYEMYQRGIKLKKVDLYKSDAKKFKLDENGDLIPPFLAIQGLGDVVAEKIYQEGRIREFISIEDLKNRTGISKTVVQELIDSGCIEGL